The Streptomyces sp. NBC_00440 genome contains a region encoding:
- a CDS encoding acyl carrier protein gives MADTDIPSTGAPRPGGPEHFDFDSVHTGLLDCVQVNLAVLADHHHGAGTHLRAGAALDFRTWKRPDGLPTVEPPPDEQLSTLPGLLGLRAERRERLSGSELPAAVARRGSTHYVIADSFRLPWLPYHGHAHMEHSFLLTAGPDGWHITDAYRSETTWGPAVPGRWVLSDADLAGIGPADAVGIGPGDLPPLTALPPVLTADDDAVREYLGAYETWPDRARAVEQLTVETWLLARSRRLHAKYRELYSGRSSASEAEEAQLRAWDKVVEQTYLAHRRVSRGRAEPPQLVERLREVLAADLEIHLEPSASPAPPDEALRLRVAAVAGAVLGVSEAELLAGAAFDSFASFGSFRLIEIIERLEDDLGTEFAAADLVPENLRRVDDLCRIAH, from the coding sequence ATGGCGGACACGGACATACCGAGTACGGGCGCCCCGCGCCCCGGTGGGCCGGAACACTTCGACTTCGATTCGGTCCACACCGGCCTGCTGGACTGTGTGCAGGTCAATCTGGCCGTACTGGCGGACCACCACCACGGCGCCGGGACCCATCTGCGGGCGGGGGCGGCCCTCGACTTCCGCACCTGGAAGCGGCCCGACGGGCTGCCGACGGTGGAACCCCCGCCGGACGAGCAACTCAGCACGCTGCCCGGCCTGCTGGGACTGCGCGCGGAACGGCGTGAGCGGCTGTCCGGGTCCGAACTGCCGGCCGCCGTCGCCCGGCGCGGCTCCACCCACTATGTGATCGCGGACTCGTTCCGGCTGCCCTGGCTGCCGTACCACGGGCACGCGCACATGGAGCACAGCTTCCTGCTCACCGCCGGGCCGGACGGCTGGCACATCACGGATGCCTACCGCAGCGAGACGACCTGGGGGCCCGCGGTGCCCGGCCGCTGGGTCCTCTCCGACGCGGATCTGGCGGGCATCGGACCGGCCGACGCGGTCGGGATCGGCCCGGGAGACCTGCCGCCGCTCACCGCCCTGCCGCCCGTGCTGACCGCGGACGACGACGCGGTACGGGAGTACCTCGGCGCGTACGAGACCTGGCCGGACCGGGCGCGCGCCGTCGAGCAGCTCACGGTGGAGACCTGGCTGCTGGCCCGCAGCCGCCGGCTGCACGCGAAATACCGCGAGCTCTACTCCGGCCGGTCCTCCGCGAGCGAGGCCGAGGAGGCGCAGCTGCGCGCCTGGGACAAGGTCGTCGAGCAGACGTATCTCGCCCACCGCCGGGTCTCGCGGGGCAGGGCCGAACCGCCGCAGCTCGTGGAGCGCCTGCGCGAAGTACTCGCGGCCGACCTGGAGATCCACCTGGAACCGTCCGCGTCCCCCGCCCCGCCGGACGAGGCGCTGCGCCTGCGGGTGGCGGCCGTGGCCGGGGCCGTGCTCGGCGTCTCCGAGGCCGAACTGCTGGCGGGTGCCGCCTTCGACTCGTTCGCCTCGTTCGGCTCCTTCCGGCTGATCGAGATCATCGAGCGCCTTGAGGACGACCTCGGGACGGAGTTCGCCGCCGCCGACCTCGTACCGGAGAACCTCCGCCGGGTCGACGACCTGTGCCGTATCGCCCACTGA
- a CDS encoding pyridoxal phosphate-dependent aminotransferase, with protein MTAVTFAPPSPNLALNQLVDRRRARGDSLIHLAFGEARLPVLPQLAEQLAIGASRSAYGPVAGAEGVRAAVAGYFARRGLPTDADRIVVGPGSKPLLMAVQLAVPGDVLLPQPAWNTYAPQAAYAGKQVFGVPIPREYGGMPEPGALRETIRRARRTGGDPRLLVLTLPDNPTGTLAPPAAVREICAVAQAEDLLIVSDEIYRDIVHDPRATPFLSPADVAPERTVVTTGLSKTLGLGGWRIGAARFPAGEAGELLRDSVVAAASELWSTLAGPMQQVAEYAFAEPPEIVARKRASARLHGAVARAVHRIAVEAGAECRPPAGGFYVYPDFEPLRDRLAARGITDSASLAARLLDDSGIVVLGGHLLGDRPHALRFKAATSLLYGDERQQEEALLADDPARLPHIAATLSTIADGFARLTRPDSGRPRRAESGPEQS; from the coding sequence ATGACCGCAGTGACGTTCGCACCGCCTTCCCCGAACCTGGCGCTGAACCAGCTGGTGGACCGGCGCAGGGCCCGGGGGGACTCCCTGATCCACCTCGCGTTCGGCGAGGCCAGACTGCCGGTGCTGCCGCAGCTCGCCGAACAGCTGGCCATCGGCGCGTCCCGCTCCGCGTACGGCCCGGTGGCGGGCGCCGAGGGCGTACGGGCGGCCGTCGCCGGGTACTTCGCACGCCGCGGGCTGCCGACCGACGCCGACCGGATCGTGGTCGGCCCCGGCAGCAAGCCGCTGCTGATGGCCGTACAGCTCGCCGTCCCCGGCGATGTGCTGCTGCCGCAGCCCGCCTGGAACACCTATGCGCCGCAGGCCGCGTACGCGGGCAAGCAGGTCTTCGGGGTGCCGATCCCACGGGAGTACGGCGGTATGCCGGAGCCCGGTGCGCTGCGCGAGACGATCCGGCGGGCCAGACGGACCGGCGGCGACCCCCGGCTGCTGGTGCTGACGCTGCCGGACAACCCGACCGGGACGCTCGCGCCGCCCGCCGCGGTCCGCGAGATCTGTGCGGTCGCGCAGGCCGAGGACCTGTTGATCGTCTCCGACGAGATCTACCGGGACATCGTCCACGACCCGCGGGCCACGCCCTTCCTGAGCCCGGCGGATGTGGCCCCGGAGCGCACCGTCGTCACCACCGGTCTCTCCAAGACGCTGGGGCTGGGCGGCTGGCGCATCGGCGCCGCGCGGTTCCCCGCGGGCGAGGCGGGTGAACTGCTGCGGGACTCCGTGGTCGCGGCGGCCAGCGAGCTGTGGTCGACGCTCGCGGGGCCGATGCAGCAGGTCGCGGAGTACGCGTTCGCGGAGCCCCCGGAGATCGTCGCCAGGAAGCGGGCGAGCGCCCGGCTGCACGGTGCGGTGGCGCGGGCGGTGCACCGGATCGCGGTCGAAGCGGGGGCCGAGTGCCGGCCGCCGGCCGGCGGGTTCTACGTCTATCCGGACTTCGAGCCGCTGCGCGACCGGCTGGCCGCGCGCGGCATCACGGACTCGGCGTCCCTCGCGGCACGGCTGCTCGACGATTCCGGGATCGTCGTCCTGGGCGGTCATCTGCTCGGTGACCGGCCGCACGCGCTGCGGTTCAAGGCGGCCACCAGCCTGCTGTACGGCGATGAGCGGCAGCAGGAAGAGGCCCTGCTGGCCGACGATCCGGCGCGCCTCCCGCACATCGCGGCCACGCTGTCCACCATCGCCGACGGGTTCGCCCGGCTCACCCGGCCGGACAGCGGCAGACCACGCCGAGCGGAGAGCGGCCCGGAACAGAGCTGA
- a CDS encoding carbamoyltransferase C-terminal domain-containing protein: MTWILGVNAPPAGWHDSAACLIDGNGEIVAFSEEERCNRRRHSLYRKPLGAARFCLEQAGISAADIDVVALGWDSEQLYPRRFATDAEFLAYAVGLDFGERTPEVVRVPHHQAHAASSFYASPFSRAGVLVVDGHGENESSTIWTYEDGAEPRLERTWQRTASLGYAYDAASTWLGFSFLNAGKTMGLAAYGRAAGLDVESLVDIRADDFRLAVEPLAESTGHATADEIKEQYDTTVARWRERYTRIAGAAAPSAPEEALTDDPRAILVAYTAQRLIEETVSHLAALTRKTSGVEQLCMSGGVALNCSTNGTLPGPLYVPPVPHDAGVALGAAWTVRPPKRRAGALSPYLGTDIHGYDHTNGPGRPDTSGLLRSDLDTDELTALLIDGQVGAVAQGRAEVGPRALCRRSIIAVPDTAAVHARVNSIKNREQWRPFAGVTRPDYGALLWEQQEHLSRYMLGAARATELGRGVAPGVVHVDGTTRPQVLHGDEAPAVGAALDGLRRDGVPPVLLNTSFNDKGEPVVNTAADAVRAFRSMDLDFLVLGDELYRKPNRTGGPN; this comes from the coding sequence ATGACGTGGATTCTTGGAGTCAACGCCCCTCCCGCCGGGTGGCACGACAGCGCCGCCTGCCTCATCGACGGGAACGGTGAGATCGTCGCCTTCTCCGAGGAGGAGCGGTGCAACCGGCGCCGGCACTCGCTCTACCGCAAACCGCTGGGCGCTGCCCGGTTCTGTCTGGAACAGGCCGGGATCTCCGCCGCCGACATCGATGTGGTCGCGCTCGGCTGGGACAGCGAGCAGCTGTACCCGCGCCGGTTCGCGACCGACGCGGAGTTCCTGGCGTACGCCGTCGGCCTGGACTTCGGCGAGCGCACGCCCGAGGTCGTCCGCGTACCCCACCACCAGGCGCACGCCGCCTCGTCGTTCTACGCATCGCCCTTCTCCAGGGCCGGGGTCCTGGTAGTCGACGGGCACGGCGAGAACGAGTCCTCCACCATCTGGACGTACGAGGACGGCGCCGAACCGCGCCTGGAGCGGACCTGGCAGCGCACCGCGTCGCTGGGGTACGCCTACGACGCCGCGTCCACCTGGCTCGGCTTCTCCTTCCTCAACGCGGGCAAGACCATGGGTCTCGCCGCGTACGGCCGCGCCGCCGGTCTTGACGTCGAGTCCCTGGTCGACATCCGGGCCGACGACTTCCGGCTGGCCGTCGAGCCGCTGGCGGAGAGCACCGGGCACGCCACCGCCGACGAGATCAAGGAGCAGTACGACACGACGGTCGCCCGGTGGCGGGAGCGCTACACCCGGATCGCGGGCGCCGCCGCGCCGAGCGCCCCCGAGGAGGCACTCACCGATGACCCCCGCGCGATTCTCGTGGCCTACACCGCACAGCGGCTCATCGAGGAGACCGTCAGTCATCTCGCGGCGCTGACCCGCAAGACGTCCGGTGTCGAACAGCTCTGCATGAGCGGCGGCGTGGCGCTGAACTGCAGCACCAACGGCACGCTGCCCGGACCGCTGTACGTCCCGCCGGTGCCGCACGACGCGGGCGTAGCGCTCGGAGCCGCCTGGACCGTACGGCCGCCGAAGCGGCGGGCCGGGGCGCTCAGCCCCTATCTGGGCACCGACATCCACGGCTACGACCACACCAACGGGCCCGGCAGGCCGGACACTTCGGGACTGCTCCGCAGCGATCTCGACACCGACGAGCTGACCGCACTGCTCATCGACGGCCAGGTCGGGGCGGTCGCCCAGGGCCGGGCGGAGGTCGGGCCGCGTGCGCTGTGCCGCCGGTCGATCATCGCCGTACCGGACACCGCGGCGGTGCACGCCCGGGTGAACTCCATCAAGAACCGCGAGCAGTGGCGCCCCTTCGCGGGGGTCACCCGGCCCGACTACGGCGCCCTGCTCTGGGAGCAGCAGGAGCATCTGAGCCGCTACATGCTCGGCGCGGCCAGGGCGACCGAACTCGGGCGCGGTGTCGCACCCGGTGTCGTGCACGTCGACGGCACCACCCGCCCGCAGGTACTGCACGGCGACGAGGCACCGGCGGTGGGGGCGGCCCTGGACGGCCTGCGGCGGGACGGTGTGCCACCGGTGCTGCTCAACACCTCCTTCAACGACAAGGGCGAACCCGTCGTCAACACCGCGGCCGACGCGGTGCGGGCGTTCCGCTCCATGGACCTCGACTTCCTGGTCCTGGGCGACGAGCTGTACCGCAAACCGAACCGGACAGGAGGCCCGAACTGA
- a CDS encoding KamA family radical SAM protein, with protein sequence MPAGQRDPDRFRAFGPRHIDDIARRFGLPEHITETVRRVSLVLPFRVNEYVLSHLIDWDRVPEDPMFQLTFPQSGMLARSDEDQLAKLSGDPSDKLLLREAVRDIRERLNPHPSGQQQLNVPSQEGVQLPGLQHKYRETVLYFPGQGQTCHAYCTYCFRWAQFIGDADLRFAAPDPSGLVEYLSGHPEVHDVLVTGGDPMVMSTERLRAHIEPLLGVESVRTVRIGTKSVAYWPHRYVTDPDADEVLRLFESVVASGRQLAVMAHFSHPRELESDLARRAVARIRSTGAVVYCQAPLIGHVNDDARVWSALWRAELAAGAVPYYLFVERDTGPYDYFKVPLARAADIFTEAYRTLPGLARTVRGPVMSATPGKVVVDGVEETAEGAFFRLRMLQARDPALVGRPFRARYSPDAAWLDELELDPSTPADIAAAVRGGAPGGAGTSGPAGDGAHGLPERNRT encoded by the coding sequence ATGCCGGCCGGACAGCGGGATCCCGACAGGTTCCGGGCGTTCGGGCCGCGCCACATCGACGACATCGCCCGGCGGTTCGGGCTGCCCGAACACATCACGGAGACCGTGCGCAGGGTGTCGCTCGTGCTGCCGTTCCGGGTCAACGAATATGTGCTGTCACACCTCATCGACTGGGACCGGGTCCCCGAAGACCCCATGTTCCAGCTGACGTTCCCGCAGAGCGGGATGCTGGCGCGCTCCGACGAGGACCAGCTCGCCAAGCTCTCCGGCGACCCGTCGGACAAGCTCCTGCTGCGCGAGGCCGTACGGGACATCCGCGAGCGGCTCAATCCGCATCCGTCCGGCCAGCAGCAGCTCAACGTGCCGAGCCAGGAGGGCGTCCAGCTCCCCGGGCTCCAGCACAAGTACCGCGAGACGGTGCTCTACTTCCCCGGCCAGGGGCAGACCTGCCACGCGTACTGCACGTACTGCTTCCGCTGGGCGCAGTTCATCGGCGACGCCGATCTGCGCTTCGCGGCCCCCGACCCGTCGGGGCTCGTCGAGTACCTGAGCGGCCATCCCGAGGTGCACGACGTCCTGGTCACGGGCGGCGACCCGATGGTGATGTCGACCGAGCGGCTGCGCGCCCACATCGAACCGCTGCTGGGCGTCGAGTCCGTCCGTACGGTCCGGATCGGCACCAAGTCCGTCGCCTACTGGCCGCATCGGTACGTCACCGACCCGGACGCCGACGAGGTGCTGCGGCTGTTCGAGTCCGTGGTGGCGTCCGGGCGGCAGCTCGCCGTGATGGCGCACTTCAGCCACCCGCGGGAGCTGGAGAGCGACCTCGCGCGCCGGGCCGTGGCCCGGATCAGGTCCACCGGCGCGGTCGTCTACTGCCAGGCCCCGCTGATCGGGCACGTCAACGACGACGCCCGGGTGTGGAGCGCGCTGTGGCGTGCGGAACTGGCAGCCGGGGCGGTGCCGTACTACCTGTTCGTGGAGCGGGACACCGGACCGTACGACTACTTCAAGGTGCCGCTCGCCAGGGCGGCGGACATCTTCACCGAGGCGTACCGCACGCTGCCGGGCCTGGCCCGCACGGTACGGGGGCCCGTCATGTCGGCGACGCCGGGCAAGGTCGTGGTCGACGGGGTGGAGGAGACAGCCGAGGGCGCGTTCTTCCGGCTGCGGATGCTCCAGGCTCGTGATCCCGCGCTGGTGGGCAGGCCGTTCCGGGCGCGTTACTCGCCGGACGCCGCCTGGCTCGACGAGCTGGAACTCGACCCCTCGACCCCCGCAGACATCGCGGCGGCCGTGCGCGGCGGCGCCCCGGGCGGTGCCGGAACGTCCGGCCCCGCGGGTGACGGCGCGCACGGGCTGCCGGAGAGGAACCGGACATGA
- a CDS encoding ATP-grasp domain-containing protein translates to MPEHVMVIHRWTDRYADYAAYLDHAVHRVSYVTTERAARHLPHEQAAGVRLVDSTENVKQVRDAIGSLAEQTGPPTRIVALQETDLDLAADLRGEFGLPGQRSEDLEPLRDKLLMAQRLTAAGVPVPATADAPDHAAVGSFAARHGWPVLVKPRRGTASNGIRRLDSPDALRAYAFPRDTEMLVQPWLPDEVLHVDGVYTGDAGDGLGAWRASRYLSTCLEFTAGAALGSVEIDDPVLLGRIGEIAAATAGALFAGPAVFHLELFESGSGALTVLEIGARPGGAEVPFIWREVHGIDLMAVAVAQQTGIGNASAPAFEGPADVAGWLLVPPSVPMPCRVLSATGPRASDAAPGPYAEVRPHDGALLSESGYENAGIRFRFRGRDSAGVTEAVRRTIREASLVCAPVDVRRPGRLAVVGCGNPPYRSYALSAVAAGVEAALVQSTAVDWQRPYVGDRFRTADTSDATATARAVAELLDGHEGPGAVLTWDETLLETTAEVARLLRLPHMSPEAARRCRDKLATRRLLGAAGVPSAAYRHVHSRAEAAEAAEALGWPVVVKPRGLAGSIGVSLVEGPEQLARAFEQARTSSFPGISALDGAIVEEYLEGPEISVDCAVSDGAVRIVNVAHKQLGFAPYFEETGHRVAPWRDEPWADEVRSVVARAHTVLGVRTGLTHTELRLTRTGPRVVEVNGRLGGDFIPLLGTLATGVCPVTAAVDIALGRTPDLTQTRDRCAEVRFVYPEHDCTVDSLDLTAAAAEPGIVEAVPLVAPGSELLLPPRGIVPRLAALIAVGDSPDECAAALGRAQRAVRHTLTRLP, encoded by the coding sequence GTGCCCGAACACGTGATGGTCATCCACCGCTGGACCGACCGGTATGCCGACTACGCCGCGTATCTGGACCACGCCGTCCACCGCGTCAGCTATGTCACCACCGAACGGGCCGCCCGCCATCTGCCGCACGAACAGGCCGCGGGCGTACGGCTCGTGGACAGCACGGAGAACGTCAAACAGGTCCGTGACGCGATCGGCTCACTGGCCGAGCAGACCGGGCCGCCGACCCGCATCGTGGCGCTCCAGGAGACCGATCTCGACCTGGCCGCCGATCTGCGCGGCGAGTTCGGCCTGCCCGGACAGCGCAGCGAGGACCTGGAACCCCTGCGGGACAAACTGCTGATGGCCCAGCGGCTCACGGCCGCGGGCGTCCCCGTCCCCGCGACGGCCGACGCGCCGGACCACGCCGCGGTCGGGTCCTTCGCCGCCCGGCACGGCTGGCCGGTGCTGGTCAAACCGCGGCGGGGCACGGCCAGTAACGGAATCCGCCGGCTCGACTCCCCCGACGCGCTCCGGGCGTACGCGTTCCCGCGCGACACCGAGATGCTCGTACAGCCGTGGCTGCCCGACGAGGTGCTGCACGTCGACGGCGTGTACACGGGGGACGCAGGGGACGGCCTCGGCGCGTGGCGGGCGTCCCGCTATCTGAGCACCTGTCTGGAGTTCACCGCAGGCGCCGCACTCGGCTCCGTCGAGATCGACGACCCCGTACTCCTCGGCCGGATCGGAGAGATCGCCGCGGCGACGGCCGGTGCCCTCTTCGCCGGGCCCGCGGTCTTCCATCTGGAGCTCTTCGAGAGCGGGAGCGGCGCACTGACCGTCCTGGAGATCGGGGCGAGGCCGGGCGGCGCCGAAGTGCCCTTCATCTGGCGTGAGGTGCACGGTATCGACCTGATGGCGGTGGCCGTCGCCCAGCAGACGGGCATCGGGAACGCATCCGCGCCCGCCTTCGAAGGACCCGCCGATGTGGCGGGCTGGCTGCTGGTGCCGCCCTCGGTGCCGATGCCCTGCCGGGTCCTCTCGGCGACCGGGCCCCGGGCCTCCGACGCGGCGCCCGGACCGTACGCCGAAGTACGCCCGCACGACGGGGCGTTGCTGAGCGAGAGCGGGTACGAGAACGCCGGCATCCGGTTCCGGTTCCGCGGGCGGGACAGCGCCGGGGTCACGGAGGCCGTCCGCCGCACGATCCGGGAAGCCTCGCTGGTGTGCGCCCCCGTCGACGTCCGGCGGCCCGGCCGGCTCGCCGTCGTGGGCTGCGGCAATCCGCCCTACCGCTCGTACGCGCTGAGCGCCGTCGCCGCAGGGGTCGAGGCCGCCCTCGTCCAGAGCACCGCCGTCGACTGGCAACGCCCTTATGTGGGCGACCGGTTCCGGACCGCGGACACCTCCGATGCCACGGCCACCGCGCGGGCCGTGGCGGAACTGCTGGACGGCCATGAAGGACCCGGCGCCGTACTGACCTGGGACGAGACCCTCCTGGAGACCACCGCCGAGGTCGCCCGGCTGCTGCGGCTGCCGCATATGAGCCCCGAGGCGGCCCGGCGCTGCCGCGACAAGCTGGCCACCCGGCGGCTGCTCGGCGCGGCCGGGGTCCCCTCTGCCGCGTACCGCCATGTGCACAGCCGGGCGGAGGCTGCGGAGGCCGCCGAGGCGCTCGGCTGGCCGGTCGTGGTCAAACCGCGCGGGCTTGCCGGCAGCATCGGGGTCAGCCTCGTGGAAGGCCCCGAACAGCTCGCCCGCGCCTTCGAGCAGGCGCGCACCTCCTCGTTCCCCGGGATCAGCGCCCTGGACGGCGCGATCGTCGAGGAGTATCTGGAGGGCCCGGAGATCAGTGTGGACTGCGCGGTCTCCGACGGGGCGGTCCGCATCGTCAACGTCGCGCACAAGCAGCTCGGATTCGCCCCGTACTTCGAGGAGACCGGCCACCGGGTCGCCCCCTGGCGCGACGAGCCCTGGGCCGACGAGGTGCGGTCCGTGGTGGCGCGGGCCCATACGGTCCTCGGTGTCCGCACCGGCCTGACCCACACCGAGCTGCGCCTCACCCGCACCGGGCCGCGCGTCGTGGAGGTGAACGGCCGGCTCGGCGGCGACTTCATCCCGCTGCTCGGCACGCTCGCCACCGGCGTCTGCCCGGTCACGGCCGCCGTGGACATCGCGCTCGGCCGCACCCCCGACCTCACCCAAACCCGGGACCGCTGCGCCGAGGTCCGCTTCGTCTACCCCGAGCACGACTGCACTGTGGACTCCCTCGATCTGACCGCCGCCGCTGCCGAACCCGGCATCGTCGAAGCGGTCCCGCTCGTCGCCCCGGGCAGCGAACTGCTGCTGCCCCCACGCGGCATCGTGCCCCGCCTCGCCGCGCTGATCGCCGTCGGCGACAGCCCGGACGAGTGCGCGGCCGCGCTCGGCCGCGCCCAGCGTGCCGTGCGGCACACCCTCACCCGACTTCCGTGA
- a CDS encoding maleylpyruvate isomerase family mycothiol-dependent enzyme: MKEIAPTRESFQEIAAAADRLLAGLTGLRDQDVPELSRLPGWTRGHVLSHLARQAPALERLLEWARTGVETPQYANRGARDTEIEAGAGRPAAVQLTDVRESAEHFQHTIETLPAAAWQATVRPFTGELCTPQRILVIRLRELELHHVDLDIGYGWDDIPASARQIILADVLGYYAEADGVPDFTLRDTGGDVLGRFGTGGPDVTGTPADALAWLAGRSGGTGLTSTAGLPVLPPWL; this comes from the coding sequence TTGAAGGAGATCGCCCCCACCCGGGAGTCGTTCCAGGAGATCGCCGCCGCGGCGGACCGGCTGCTGGCCGGGCTGACCGGGCTCCGCGACCAGGACGTCCCGGAGCTGTCCCGGCTGCCCGGCTGGACCCGCGGCCATGTCCTGAGCCATCTGGCACGCCAGGCCCCCGCACTGGAACGGCTGCTGGAGTGGGCGCGGACCGGGGTGGAGACACCCCAGTACGCGAACCGCGGGGCCCGCGACACCGAGATCGAGGCGGGCGCAGGCCGTCCCGCCGCGGTCCAGCTGACCGACGTCCGGGAGAGCGCCGAGCACTTCCAGCACACGATCGAAACGCTGCCCGCCGCCGCGTGGCAGGCGACGGTCAGGCCCTTCACGGGGGAACTCTGCACCCCGCAGCGGATTCTGGTGATCCGGCTGCGCGAACTCGAACTGCACCATGTGGACCTGGACATCGGCTACGGATGGGACGACATCCCCGCGTCGGCGCGGCAGATCATCCTGGCCGACGTGCTCGGCTACTACGCGGAGGCCGACGGCGTACCGGACTTCACCCTGCGCGACACCGGAGGAGATGTCCTCGGCCGGTTCGGCACGGGCGGCCCGGACGTCACCGGCACGCCGGCGGACGCGCTCGCCTGGCTGGCGGGCCGGTCGGGCGGTACGGGCCTCACGTCGACAGCCGGGCTGCCCGTACTCCCGCCGTGGCTCTGA
- a CDS encoding condensation domain-containing protein, with product MSVAGPLSLGQLSVWHDIRDLPSTRWHEANNAALWALPHGVGTEEVRTALRAVVARHPSLRTRYDLQDPGSPGQLTPDDDFSDSLLVVETGGTPPGDFVTGPASLRFRLGDEHGWRAALLTRAGTASHLLFVKHHIAADAWAEEVLHQEFTGALTDPSGAGPVPAPGPAELAADQFTPAGLRRQSAALDHWDRLLDRAPPVALPATAGAGAGAVQATLRSGPARAAARTVAAAAEVSPSSVVLAAYARSVARICGTDALLVQLMSANRFSARWKNVVTSMNQWVPALIEGAREDDLRKLASATHWSSLGAFRHGAHDVTAVAALLAGRPGAPEPACAFNYVTLPERQPPDSGEPAPVDEPAITWEEPFTSIGPRCYARVQESASGLSVRLTAKDIGREQCAELLWDMHHTLLSAAGEC from the coding sequence ATGTCTGTGGCGGGACCGCTTTCGCTGGGCCAGCTCTCGGTCTGGCACGACATCCGGGATCTGCCGAGCACCCGGTGGCACGAGGCGAACAACGCCGCGCTCTGGGCGCTCCCCCACGGCGTCGGCACGGAGGAGGTGCGCACGGCCCTGCGGGCCGTTGTCGCCCGCCATCCGTCGCTGAGGACGCGCTACGACCTCCAGGATCCCGGCTCACCAGGTCAGTTGACGCCCGACGATGACTTCTCCGACTCGCTGCTGGTGGTCGAGACGGGTGGCACTCCACCCGGGGACTTCGTCACGGGCCCGGCCTCCCTGCGCTTCCGCCTCGGCGATGAACACGGCTGGCGGGCCGCCCTGTTGACCCGGGCGGGGACCGCCTCCCACCTGCTGTTCGTCAAACACCACATCGCCGCTGACGCCTGGGCCGAGGAAGTGCTGCACCAGGAGTTCACCGGGGCGCTCACCGACCCGTCCGGAGCCGGACCTGTCCCCGCACCCGGCCCCGCCGAGCTGGCCGCCGACCAGTTCACCCCCGCGGGCCTGCGCCGGCAGAGCGCCGCACTCGACCACTGGGACCGGCTTCTCGACCGGGCACCGCCCGTCGCCCTGCCGGCCACGGCCGGTGCCGGTGCCGGTGCCGTCCAGGCCACCCTGCGTTCCGGACCCGCCCGCGCCGCCGCCCGTACGGTCGCGGCTGCGGCGGAGGTGTCCCCCTCCAGCGTCGTCCTCGCCGCCTACGCCCGCAGCGTGGCCCGGATCTGCGGCACCGACGCCCTGCTGGTGCAGCTGATGAGCGCCAACCGCTTCTCCGCCCGCTGGAAGAACGTGGTCACCTCGATGAACCAGTGGGTGCCCGCCCTGATCGAGGGCGCCCGCGAGGACGACCTGCGCAAGCTGGCGTCCGCCACGCACTGGAGCAGCCTCGGTGCCTTCCGCCACGGTGCGCACGACGTCACCGCGGTGGCCGCGCTGCTCGCCGGCAGGCCGGGGGCGCCCGAACCCGCCTGTGCCTTCAACTACGTGACCCTGCCGGAGCGGCAGCCTCCCGATTCCGGGGAACCGGCACCCGTTGACGAGCCCGCCATCACCTGGGAGGAGCCCTTCACCTCGATCGGCCCGCGTTGTTACGCCCGCGTCCAGGAGAGCGCGTCCGGTCTGTCGGTGCGGCTCACCGCCAAGGACATCGGCCGCGAGCAGTGTGCGGAACTGCTGTGGGACATGCACCACACGCTCCTGTCCGCCGCCGGAGAGTGCTGA
- a CDS encoding acyl carrier protein codes for MDSRFTELLRPFLKNAGPDVVITPGTDLRRLGVDSMQAIELLFSVEDTFGISLPDEELNDTTFATAGSLWHVISAQLSDGSAGQVGA; via the coding sequence ATGGACTCCCGATTCACCGAACTGCTCCGCCCCTTCCTGAAGAACGCCGGACCCGACGTCGTCATCACCCCCGGCACGGATCTGCGCAGGCTCGGCGTCGACTCGATGCAAGCCATCGAGCTGCTGTTCTCCGTCGAGGACACCTTCGGGATATCCCTGCCCGACGAGGAGCTCAACGACACGACGTTCGCCACCGCGGGCAGCCTCTGGCACGTGATCTCCGCGCAGCTCTCCGACGGCTCCGCCGGCCAGGTGGGCGCATGA